A single window of uncultured Pseudodesulfovibrio sp. DNA harbors:
- a CDS encoding amino acid ABC transporter ATP-binding protein yields MQPLLELKNIVKTFGTHRAVDNIDLTMQAGEKTVIIGPSGSGKSTLLRAINILETIDSGSILFEGNDVGYRQVKGKQVLDKPKNICKLRTQIGMVFQHFNLFPHMTVVENAMEGQVTVLGIPKTEARAVAMSMLEKVGMSSFADRYPASLSGGQKQRAAIARALSMKPKLMLFDEPTSALDPELVGEVFAAIKQLADEGMTMIIVTHNMGFAREVADQVVFMENGSFLAKGAPDDFFAKQCKDPRIQSFIDRIF; encoded by the coding sequence ATGCAACCGCTTTTGGAACTTAAGAATATCGTCAAGACCTTCGGCACTCACCGAGCCGTGGACAACATCGACCTTACAATGCAGGCTGGAGAAAAAACCGTTATCATCGGTCCTTCCGGTTCAGGGAAATCCACCCTGCTGCGCGCCATCAACATTCTGGAAACCATCGACTCCGGCTCCATTCTGTTTGAAGGAAACGACGTGGGATATCGTCAGGTCAAAGGCAAGCAGGTGCTCGACAAGCCCAAGAACATCTGCAAACTGCGCACCCAGATCGGCATGGTCTTCCAGCACTTCAACCTGTTCCCGCACATGACCGTGGTTGAAAACGCCATGGAAGGTCAGGTAACCGTCCTCGGCATCCCCAAGACAGAAGCCCGGGCCGTCGCCATGAGCATGTTGGAGAAAGTCGGCATGAGTAGTTTTGCAGACCGTTACCCGGCCTCTCTTTCCGGTGGACAGAAACAACGCGCCGCCATTGCTCGCGCTCTGTCAATGAAGCCGAAACTGATGCTCTTCGACGAACCGACGTCAGCATTGGACCCGGAACTGGTTGGGGAAGTGTTTGCCGCCATCAAACAGTTGGCCGACGAAGGTATGACCATGATCATCGTCACTCACAACATGGGCTTTGCCCGTGAGGTCGCAGATCAAGTCGTGTTCATGGAAAATGGTTCATTTCTAGCCAAAGGCGCACCGGATGATTTCTTCGCCAAGCAATGTAAAGATCCACGCATCCAAAGCTTTATTGATCGAATTTTCTAA
- the larC gene encoding nickel pincer cofactor biosynthesis protein LarC, whose amino-acid sequence MNILYYDCFSGISGDMNLAAMIALGVKPNLLIEGLSRLGLDDEFSFEITNDSRKGIHGTRVDVILKDHRRTHRNLDDIETIITTSSLKESIKTTSLAIFRCLAEAEATVHDTDVDKIHFHEVGGTDAIVDIVGAAICFDLLKVDAVWCSSIEMGGGFVTCSHGTIPVPAPATVEILHGHPTTRGAVKKETTTPTGAAILVTLVDHFTDTPAMTIEKTGYGIGHRDTDIPNVLRVHLASIQEKSTGLKTIPARLLQCNIDDMTGEMLGAALDQLMDDGAMDVHFTPIVMKKSRPATTLSVLCGVEDEGKFKHLLFKHTTTLGIKSIPLNKTELNISFEKLETSLGTVTMKNAHLDGQVLRSKPELEDCRTLAHKHNIPLSDVYLAIDKARSK is encoded by the coding sequence ATGAACATACTTTATTACGACTGTTTCTCCGGCATCAGCGGAGACATGAATCTTGCCGCCATGATTGCGCTCGGAGTAAAGCCGAACCTCTTGATCGAAGGACTCTCACGTCTTGGCCTTGATGACGAATTTTCCTTCGAAATAACCAATGATTCTCGCAAGGGTATTCACGGCACCCGTGTGGATGTAATTCTCAAGGATCACCGGCGTACACACCGAAATCTTGATGACATCGAAACGATCATAACCACGAGTTCGCTCAAAGAATCCATTAAGACAACCAGCCTTGCCATATTCCGCTGTCTGGCTGAAGCCGAAGCCACCGTCCACGACACGGATGTGGATAAAATCCATTTCCACGAAGTCGGCGGGACTGACGCCATCGTGGATATTGTGGGTGCGGCCATCTGTTTTGACCTCTTGAAAGTCGATGCCGTCTGGTGTTCTTCCATAGAAATGGGCGGCGGCTTTGTCACATGTTCTCACGGCACCATCCCTGTACCAGCACCTGCCACCGTCGAAATCCTGCACGGCCATCCAACCACTCGTGGAGCCGTAAAAAAGGAAACAACTACCCCAACCGGCGCAGCTATTCTCGTCACACTTGTCGATCACTTCACGGACACACCGGCCATGACTATCGAAAAGACAGGATACGGCATAGGCCATCGGGACACGGATATTCCCAATGTTCTCCGGGTGCATCTGGCTTCTATTCAGGAAAAATCAACGGGGCTGAAAACAATCCCGGCGCGATTGCTTCAATGCAACATCGACGACATGACCGGAGAAATGCTCGGCGCAGCCCTTGACCAACTCATGGATGACGGAGCCATGGATGTCCACTTCACCCCCATCGTCATGAAAAAAAGTCGCCCTGCCACAACTCTTTCAGTACTCTGTGGTGTCGAGGACGAAGGGAAATTCAAACATCTCCTTTTCAAACATACCACAACGCTGGGTATTAAATCCATTCCACTGAACAAAACAGAGCTCAATATTTCATTTGAAAAACTGGAGACATCGCTCGGCACTGTGACCATGAAAAATGCGCATCTCGACGGACAGGTCCTCCGCTCCAAGCCGGAATTGGAAGACTGTCGTACACTTGCACATAAACACAATATTCCCCTCAGTGACGTATACCTCGCAATCGACAAGGCACGCTCGAAATGA
- the fdhD gene encoding formate dehydrogenase accessory sulfurtransferase FdhD, giving the protein MDSFNYEIHEYKAGFARTPIKSIREVPLTIHLNGKEVVTLLCTAKHPEYLAIGFLKSDAFLSSPDQITDLTVRDEGDRLLAEVETCHDPWKNRILERSITSGCGKGTNFGRNTATISKRRVNGDVKVTPEQILTLAKQLHERSTLYNATRGCHNSSLCTPDEMLLFREDIGRHNAIDMICGQCFLDDVSVDDKLIVSTGRIASEILLKVIRIGVPILASTAVATSFSVELARKTGITLIGNIKDDSFWVYNDNKRIIGF; this is encoded by the coding sequence ATGGATTCTTTCAATTACGAAATACACGAATACAAAGCGGGCTTTGCTCGGACACCGATCAAGTCCATCCGTGAGGTACCGCTGACAATTCACCTCAACGGAAAAGAAGTCGTGACATTGCTGTGCACGGCCAAGCATCCTGAATATTTAGCTATAGGCTTCCTCAAATCCGACGCATTCCTGTCCAGCCCGGACCAGATCACGGATTTGACAGTCCGTGACGAGGGCGACCGCCTGCTGGCTGAAGTGGAAACCTGTCACGACCCGTGGAAAAATCGTATTCTGGAACGCTCCATCACCTCCGGTTGTGGCAAAGGCACTAACTTCGGACGCAATACGGCCACGATTTCTAAACGTCGTGTAAATGGTGATGTCAAAGTCACTCCTGAACAAATTCTCACATTGGCAAAGCAACTGCACGAACGTTCCACCCTGTACAACGCCACGCGCGGTTGTCACAATTCCTCTCTGTGCACCCCAGACGAAATGCTGCTTTTCCGAGAAGATATAGGGCGTCACAACGCCATCGACATGATCTGCGGCCAGTGTTTTCTGGACGACGTCTCCGTGGATGACAAACTCATCGTCTCCACCGGTCGCATCGCCTCGGAAATCCTGCTCAAGGTTATCCGCATCGGCGTGCCCATCCTCGCCTCCACAGCCGTCGCCACAAGTTTTTCCGTAGAACTTGCACGCAAAACCGGCATCACTCTCATCGGTAACATCAAGGACGATAGCTTCTGGGTGTATAATGATAACAAACGAATCATCGGTTTTTAA
- the larB gene encoding nickel pincer cofactor biosynthesis protein LarB, with protein MNDDILKNILQSVQDGTLPIDQGLDKLRDLPFLDIGHTMIDLHRPLRNGFPEVIYGSGKTPEQVADIFAHMQEHGNVLATRITEKTAEHVCAQFPEVQYNAKARTLTWIKNAISYGTTEIAIITAGTSDLPVAEEAKVTCEILGSRATILSDVGVAGIHRLFDRMEDIRKASVLIVIAGMEGALASVIGGLVDQPIIAVPTSVGYGANFSGLSALLGMLTSCASGVTVVNIDNGFGAACAACKIARLIEK; from the coding sequence ATGAATGACGACATATTAAAAAACATTCTGCAAAGTGTGCAAGATGGCACCCTGCCCATTGATCAAGGACTGGACAAGCTTCGCGATCTTCCGTTTTTGGACATCGGTCATACCATGATCGACTTGCATCGCCCCCTGCGCAACGGTTTCCCGGAAGTCATCTACGGTTCCGGCAAGACGCCTGAACAGGTGGCAGATATTTTCGCGCACATGCAGGAACACGGCAATGTTTTGGCGACCCGCATTACCGAGAAAACAGCCGAACATGTCTGCGCACAATTCCCGGAAGTCCAATACAACGCCAAGGCCCGCACCCTCACATGGATCAAGAACGCAATCAGCTACGGCACCACTGAAATCGCCATTATCACAGCCGGGACTTCAGACCTGCCCGTGGCCGAGGAAGCCAAAGTCACCTGCGAGATACTCGGCTCGCGCGCCACGATCCTCTCAGATGTAGGCGTTGCCGGAATACATCGTCTGTTTGATCGTATGGAAGACATTCGCAAGGCTTCCGTGCTCATCGTCATCGCGGGTATGGAAGGTGCGCTCGCCAGTGTTATCGGCGGGCTAGTGGATCAACCGATCATCGCAGTGCCAACCTCTGTCGGATACGGTGCCAATTTCTCAGGCCTGTCCGCCCTGCTCGGCATGCTTACATCCTGTGCCAGCGGCGTGACCGTGGTCAATATCGACAACGGTTTCGGAGCAGCCTGCGCTGCCTGTAAAATAGCCAGACTTATTGAAAAATAG
- the rbsD gene encoding D-ribose pyranase, which translates to MKNSKLINAEVSYVVASLGHFDGLTICDAGLPIPLDIQRIDLAVTEGVPSFMDVVKTIISEMEVQEVELAEEFKSVSPDLHRELLYFLRSVETERGKPIPVSYVSHEVFKRNTRESVAIVRTGEFTPYANVTIKAGVAF; encoded by the coding sequence ATGAAAAATTCAAAACTTATTAACGCGGAAGTATCATATGTCGTGGCCAGTCTCGGCCATTTTGATGGATTGACCATCTGCGACGCAGGGTTACCCATTCCCTTAGACATACAGCGCATTGATCTGGCGGTGACTGAAGGGGTTCCGTCTTTTATGGATGTGGTCAAAACCATTATTTCTGAAATGGAAGTTCAGGAAGTGGAACTTGCCGAGGAATTTAAGAGCGTCAGTCCTGATTTACATAGGGAATTACTTTATTTTTTGCGTTCTGTTGAAACGGAGCGTGGCAAACCCATTCCTGTGAGTTATGTGAGTCACGAAGTTTTCAAAAGGAATACGCGAGAGAGTGTCGCCATTGTGCGGACAGGAGAGTTTACCCCGTACGCCAATGTCACGATCAAGGCAGGCGTTGCTTTTTAG
- the larE gene encoding ATP-dependent sacrificial sulfur transferase LarE — translation MTTDITISPGTMQRYETLLSLLTDTTSALVAFSGGVDSTLLLYAAKEALGDKAMAATISTPYTPKWEITEAREFAASIGVKYSEIDLPFPEALRMNPPDHCYTCKKALFSMLLKVATDRGLSSVLDGTNLDDLGDYRPGLKALRELSVMSPLMEAELSKQDIRELSHHFSLPTWDKPAFACLLSRMPVNKRVTESALTRVEQAEIYLMKNGFPEIRVRHHGDVARIEVPHDQIADLVSHGHHINARLRELGYRHVAVDLAGYSMGSLNRPSG, via the coding sequence ATGACAACTGACATCACAATTTCCCCCGGCACCATGCAACGGTACGAGACACTCCTCAGCCTGTTAACCGACACAACAAGCGCACTCGTGGCTTTTTCCGGCGGTGTTGACAGTACACTGCTTCTGTATGCAGCCAAGGAAGCTCTCGGAGACAAAGCCATGGCTGCCACCATCTCCACCCCTTACACTCCCAAATGGGAAATCACGGAGGCACGAGAGTTCGCCGCATCCATCGGCGTAAAGTACAGTGAGATTGATCTCCCTTTTCCAGAAGCATTACGCATGAACCCGCCGGATCATTGCTACACCTGCAAAAAAGCCCTATTTAGCATGTTACTCAAAGTAGCGACGGATCGCGGGCTATCCAGTGTTCTCGACGGCACGAACCTTGATGATCTCGGCGATTACCGCCCCGGCTTGAAAGCACTGCGCGAACTGAGTGTCATGAGTCCGCTGATGGAGGCCGAATTGTCCAAACAGGACATACGTGAGCTATCCCACCACTTCAGTCTGCCAACATGGGATAAACCGGCCTTTGCCTGTTTACTCTCGCGTATGCCGGTCAATAAACGGGTCACCGAATCCGCATTGACTCGAGTGGAGCAGGCCGAAATCTACCTCATGAAAAACGGATTTCCGGAAATCCGAGTACGCCATCACGGAGACGTCGCCCGCATTGAAGTTCCACACGATCAAATTGCCGATCTCGTCTCACACGGTCACCACATCAATGCCAGACTCCGAGAACTTGGCTACCGTCACGTAGCCGTAGATCTTGCCGGATATTCCATGGGCAGCCTGAACCGCCCGTCCGGATAG
- a CDS encoding substrate-binding domain-containing protein, translated as MATIKDVAKLAGVSTSTVSHVLNKTRFVREDTCDRVKKAVRELNYRPSSIARSLKGQKTRTLGMLVTTSRNPFFAEVVHGVERRCYERGYTLFLCNTEGDIHRMETNLDALEEKRVDGLLLLCSEVNDDVIKLLEAERSVPIVVFDWGPESDNVDRIYDNSPYGARLATEHLISMGHTAIGCVTGPMDRRSAKERLEGFRSSMHDAGLVVREEWIVEGDYECEGGVRAMQRLNDLADRPTALFVCNDMMALGIISEASRLGINVPDDLSLIGYDDIYIAQHAAPPLTTIHQPKGEIAAMAVDTLIDRLDSKRTKGKVIKIEPTLVERRSVRKIG; from the coding sequence ATGGCAACGATCAAAGACGTAGCAAAGCTCGCTGGAGTGTCGACATCAACCGTGTCGCATGTCTTGAATAAGACTCGGTTTGTCAGGGAAGATACCTGCGATCGGGTGAAGAAGGCCGTGCGAGAGTTAAACTATCGGCCTTCTTCCATAGCGCGCAGTCTCAAGGGGCAGAAGACCCGAACACTTGGTATGCTCGTTACGACCAGTCGAAACCCGTTTTTCGCGGAGGTCGTGCATGGCGTAGAACGGCGATGTTACGAGCGTGGCTACACTTTATTTCTTTGCAATACTGAAGGTGACATTCATCGAATGGAGACCAATCTCGACGCCTTGGAAGAAAAGCGCGTGGACGGGCTGCTTTTGTTATGCAGCGAGGTCAACGATGACGTGATCAAGTTGCTTGAAGCCGAGCGTAGTGTACCCATTGTGGTTTTTGATTGGGGGCCGGAATCCGACAACGTGGATCGTATTTACGACAATTCTCCCTACGGGGCGCGATTGGCGACTGAGCATCTCATTTCCATGGGGCACACGGCCATTGGATGTGTAACTGGTCCCATGGACAGACGGTCTGCCAAAGAACGGTTAGAAGGATTCCGAAGTTCCATGCACGATGCAGGATTGGTTGTGCGAGAAGAGTGGATTGTGGAAGGAGATTACGAGTGCGAAGGTGGTGTCCGGGCCATGCAGCGTTTGAACGATCTCGCTGACCGTCCCACAGCCCTTTTCGTGTGCAATGACATGATGGCTCTTGGCATTATTAGTGAAGCCTCCCGTTTGGGAATCAATGTTCCCGATGATCTGTCACTTATCGGGTATGATGATATTTATATCGCGCAACATGCCGCGCCGCCTTTGACTACCATTCATCAGCCCAAGGGTGAAATTGCGGCCATGGCCGTGGATACCCTTATCGATAGGCTGGATAGCAAACGTACCAAGGGCAAAGTCATCAAGATCGAACCCACGCTGGTGGAACGCCGCTCCGTTCGTAAGATCGGGTAG
- the rbsC gene encoding ribose ABC transporter permease has protein sequence MSAAKNMSNGQEQSVSIKERLIQQKSLIALVVMIVIVSFLNPNFFTTGNILNILRQTAINAIMAVGMTLVILTAGIDLSVGSVLALCGAIGASLIAAEMPIVLAVGAALGAGALLGAASGIIIAKGKVQAFIATLVSMTMVRGLTLVYTDGRPISTGFTDVADAFAYIGTGYLFGIPVPIWIMAVTFAGAWYLLNHTRLGRYIYALGGNESATRLSGINVDTIKITVYAIAGFLSALSGLIVTSRLSSAQPTAGYGYELDAIAAVVLGGTSLMGGKGTIMGTLLGALIIGFLNNALNLLDVSSYYQMIAKALVILLAVLVDTKSKE, from the coding sequence ATGAGCGCAGCAAAAAACATGTCAAATGGACAGGAGCAATCCGTATCCATCAAGGAACGGTTGATTCAGCAGAAATCTCTCATTGCGCTTGTTGTGATGATTGTCATTGTTTCCTTTTTGAATCCCAATTTTTTTACCACGGGCAATATCCTCAACATTCTGCGGCAGACGGCCATCAACGCCATTATGGCCGTGGGTATGACGCTGGTCATTCTGACGGCTGGCATTGATCTGTCTGTTGGGTCGGTGTTGGCTCTGTGCGGGGCTATTGGCGCGAGTCTTATCGCAGCGGAAATGCCGATTGTTTTGGCTGTGGGCGCGGCCCTTGGAGCCGGAGCGTTGCTCGGCGCGGCAAGTGGTATCATAATAGCCAAAGGCAAGGTGCAGGCATTTATCGCTACATTGGTTTCCATGACCATGGTTCGAGGGCTGACGCTTGTCTATACGGATGGTCGACCCATATCCACTGGGTTCACTGATGTTGCTGACGCTTTCGCCTACATAGGGACCGGCTATTTGTTCGGCATTCCCGTCCCCATTTGGATTATGGCCGTCACGTTTGCCGGAGCGTGGTACCTGCTCAATCACACCCGTCTGGGCCGGTATATCTATGCCCTTGGTGGGAATGAATCCGCTACTCGTTTGTCTGGTATCAACGTGGATACCATCAAGATCACGGTCTATGCCATCGCCGGTTTTCTTTCGGCATTGTCTGGTTTGATTGTGACCTCCCGTCTTTCGTCCGCCCAGCCCACGGCAGGGTATGGATATGAACTCGACGCCATCGCGGCGGTTGTGCTTGGTGGCACCAGCCTTATGGGCGGCAAGGGAACCATTATGGGAACCCTGCTCGGTGCTCTTATTATTGGATTTCTCAATAATGCATTGAACTTGCTTGATGTATCTTCCTATTATCAGATGATCGCCAAGGCGCTGGTCATTCTGTTAGCGGTCCTGGTTGATACGAAAAGCAAGGAGTAA
- the rbsB gene encoding ribose ABC transporter substrate-binding protein RbsB, which translates to MKKLLTLALALVLTMALGVSAQAKDTIALVVSTLNNPFFVTLKDGAVKKADEMGYELIVLDSQNDPSKELANVEDLTVRGVKAILINPTDSDAVSNAIRLINTAGIPVLTLDRGASHGKVASHIASDNVAGGKMAGDFMAEKLGKGAMVIQLEGLPGTSAARDRGAGFEQAVKANGFKVLASQPADFDRTKGLNVMENLLANYGDVQGVFAQNDEMALGAMRALQAAGKKVVIVGFDGTDDGVAAIKRGDMAGTIAQQPALIGSLGVETADKVLKGQKVEANIPVPLMVVQ; encoded by the coding sequence ATGAAAAAACTTTTGACCCTCGCCCTGGCCTTGGTGTTGACCATGGCTCTTGGCGTCTCTGCTCAGGCAAAGGACACCATCGCCCTGGTGGTTTCCACGCTGAACAACCCATTTTTCGTGACCTTGAAAGACGGTGCAGTGAAGAAAGCCGATGAGATGGGCTACGAGCTGATCGTTTTGGATTCCCAGAATGACCCGTCCAAAGAGCTTGCCAATGTGGAAGACCTGACTGTTCGTGGTGTAAAAGCTATTCTGATCAACCCCACTGATTCCGATGCTGTTTCCAACGCCATTCGTCTGATCAACACTGCCGGTATTCCGGTTTTGACCCTTGATCGCGGCGCTTCTCATGGTAAAGTGGCTTCTCACATCGCTTCCGATAACGTCGCAGGTGGTAAGATGGCCGGTGATTTCATGGCTGAAAAGCTTGGCAAGGGTGCCATGGTTATTCAGCTCGAAGGTCTGCCTGGTACTTCCGCCGCCCGTGATCGTGGTGCTGGTTTCGAACAGGCTGTCAAGGCCAATGGTTTTAAGGTGCTGGCCTCTCAGCCTGCCGATTTTGATCGCACCAAGGGCTTGAACGTCATGGAAAATCTGCTCGCCAACTATGGTGATGTGCAGGGTGTCTTTGCCCAGAACGATGAAATGGCCCTCGGTGCCATGCGTGCTCTTCAGGCCGCAGGCAAGAAGGTCGTTATTGTCGGTTTTGACGGCACAGATGATGGCGTTGCCGCTATAAAGCGTGGCGACATGGCCGGTACCATTGCCCAGCAGCCTGCTTTGATCGGTTCTCTCGGTGTTGAGACAGCCGACAAGGTCCTCAAGGGCCAGAAGGTTGAAGCAAATATTCCCGTTCCCCTGATGGTTGTCCAATAA
- the rbsA gene encoding ribose ABC transporter ATP-binding protein RbsA: MDELLRLENIEKSFPGVKALDGVNLRVIPGKVMGLVGENGAGKSTLMKVLTGIYKRDAGTLRYLGEECTFSGPRASQEAGISIIHQELNLLPELSIAENIFLGREKVGFLGHIRWKEMYRMADELLAKLGVTRTSRTRLGALGIGEQQMVEIAKALSFESRVIIMDEPTDTLTDTETQALFSVIRELRESGHGVVYISHRLKEIFEICDDVTVLRDGQFIGESSVADITEDELIEMMVGRRLEEQYSRIDVELGAVSLEVKNLIGPRLEGLSFSVREGEILGISGLMGAGRTELMKAIYGAYPKDGGQILMGGKQLDIKNPGDALDAGIAYISEDRKADGLILGLSVKENMTLTALTEFCSGIGHIDQINERRAADKYIKAFNIRTTSRRQEVGNLSGGNQQKVAIAKGLMDRPKVLILDEPTRGVDVGAKKEIYQLINSFKSEGMSIILISSEMPEILGMSDRIAVMHEGRFCGEFTAQEADQEKLMACAIGRARKEAA, translated from the coding sequence ATGGACGAATTGCTGAGACTTGAGAATATCGAAAAGAGCTTCCCCGGCGTTAAGGCTTTGGATGGTGTCAATCTACGGGTGATTCCCGGCAAGGTTATGGGGTTGGTCGGCGAGAATGGCGCGGGTAAATCTACGCTTATGAAAGTGCTGACAGGCATCTACAAACGGGATGCCGGTACACTTCGATATCTGGGTGAAGAATGTACTTTTAGTGGCCCTCGTGCTTCACAGGAAGCGGGTATCAGTATCATTCATCAGGAATTGAATCTGCTCCCGGAACTCTCCATTGCTGAAAATATATTTTTGGGCCGTGAAAAGGTTGGCTTTCTGGGACATATCCGATGGAAAGAAATGTATCGGATGGCTGACGAACTGCTCGCTAAACTCGGGGTGACACGGACTTCTCGCACACGGCTTGGAGCTCTGGGGATTGGCGAGCAGCAGATGGTCGAAATCGCCAAGGCTTTGTCCTTCGAATCCCGTGTTATCATCATGGATGAACCGACCGACACCCTGACTGATACCGAAACCCAAGCACTGTTTTCCGTGATTCGTGAACTGCGCGAATCAGGGCATGGTGTGGTCTACATCTCTCACCGTCTCAAGGAAATTTTCGAAATTTGTGATGATGTGACTGTTTTGCGTGACGGGCAGTTTATCGGTGAAAGTTCCGTGGCGGATATCACTGAAGACGAACTTATCGAGATGATGGTTGGGCGTCGGTTGGAAGAACAGTATTCGCGTATTGACGTGGAATTGGGGGCGGTCAGTTTAGAGGTCAAAAATCTTATCGGACCTCGCCTCGAAGGGCTGTCATTTTCTGTGCGAGAGGGCGAAATCCTTGGCATATCCGGTCTTATGGGCGCAGGACGGACCGAACTGATGAAGGCGATTTATGGAGCTTATCCCAAAGATGGCGGTCAGATTTTAATGGGTGGGAAGCAACTCGATATTAAAAATCCAGGTGATGCTCTGGATGCTGGTATTGCCTATATCAGTGAAGATAGAAAGGCGGACGGCCTGATTCTTGGCCTGTCTGTCAAGGAAAACATGACCCTGACCGCGTTGACGGAGTTCTGTTCCGGCATCGGCCACATCGACCAAATCAATGAACGTCGGGCCGCAGACAAATACATCAAGGCCTTTAATATCAGAACGACTTCTCGCAGGCAGGAGGTTGGCAATCTGTCCGGTGGCAACCAGCAGAAGGTCGCCATTGCCAAAGGTCTCATGGACCGCCCCAAGGTGCTCATTCTTGATGAGCCGACGCGCGGCGTGGATGTGGGAGCCAAAAAGGAAATCTATCAGTTGATTAATTCCTTCAAGTCAGAAGGTATGAGTATAATTCTTATTTCATCAGAAATGCCGGAAATTCTCGGCATGAGTGATCGTATTGCCGTCATGCACGAAGGCCGTTTCTGCGGCGAATTCACGGCGCAGGAAGCGGATCAGGAAAAACTTATGGCCTGTGCTATCGGCAGGGCGCGCAAGGAGGCTGCATGA
- the rbsK gene encoding ribokinase, whose protein sequence is MASPKLIVLGSVNADHVLQVDDFPRPGETVTGHGYQVIPGGKGANQAVAAARLGANVGFIACVGDDDFGHHMIDRFQEDGMDTVGVMTVDDTPTGIALIQIAASGENSISISPEANAALTPARLEPHLSLLHAADTLLMQLESPLESVLLAARKACAAGTRVILNPAPACVLPDSLLADLVMITPNETEAEVLTGITVNLESDARKAAEILHDKGVETVLITLGSQGAYLSSPDASELIPGYQVDPVDTTAAGDTFNGALVAALQEGQDMRSAIKFSHAAAALSVTRLGAQTSIPTLKEVHAFMKANA, encoded by the coding sequence ATGGCTTCACCGAAACTGATTGTCCTCGGCAGTGTTAATGCCGACCACGTCCTGCAAGTGGATGATTTCCCCCGTCCCGGTGAAACCGTCACGGGACACGGGTATCAGGTTATTCCCGGCGGCAAGGGTGCGAATCAGGCCGTGGCAGCCGCACGTCTTGGCGCGAATGTCGGTTTTATTGCCTGTGTCGGTGATGATGACTTTGGTCATCACATGATCGATAGGTTTCAGGAGGACGGCATGGATACCGTTGGTGTCATGACCGTGGATGACACGCCTACTGGCATCGCGCTTATTCAGATTGCGGCCAGTGGTGAGAATTCCATTTCCATATCTCCTGAAGCTAATGCGGCGTTGACCCCTGCACGACTTGAGCCGCACCTGTCTCTTTTGCATGCGGCAGATACTTTGCTCATGCAATTGGAAAGCCCGTTGGAAAGCGTGCTTCTGGCTGCCCGAAAAGCCTGTGCGGCTGGGACACGTGTGATATTGAATCCAGCCCCGGCGTGCGTTTTGCCGGATTCTTTGCTTGCTGATCTTGTCATGATTACCCCCAATGAGACAGAGGCCGAGGTTTTGACCGGTATCACGGTCAACTTAGAAAGTGATGCACGTAAAGCGGCAGAAATTTTACATGACAAAGGCGTTGAAACCGTCTTAATTACGCTCGGGAGTCAAGGTGCTTATCTGAGTTCTCCAGATGCTTCCGAGTTGATTCCCGGTTATCAAGTTGATCCCGTGGATACCACGGCTGCCGGTGATACTTTCAATGGCGCATTGGTCGCGGCCCTTCAAGAAGGGCAGGACATGCGTTCGGCAATCAAATTTTCCCATGCGGCGGCGGCCCTGTCTGTGACACGATTGGGCGCACAAACATCCATACCGACCCTAAAAGAGGTCCACGCGTTCATGAAAGCGAACGCATAA